A single Thunnus thynnus chromosome 6, fThuThy2.1, whole genome shotgun sequence DNA region contains:
- the LOC137185347 gene encoding pepsin A-like, which translates to MMKWLVVLSALVAFSECFHKLPLIKGKTAREELQERGLWEDYRKQYPYHPMAKFYQDGTEPMTNDADLSYYGVVSIGTPPQSFKVIFDTGSSNLWVPSVYCSSQACQNHKKFNPQQSSTFKWGDQPLSIQYGTGSMTGRLASDIVEVGGISVNNQVFGISQSEAPFMAYMKADGILGLAFQSIASDNVVPVFDNMVSQGLVSQPLFSVYLSSNSQQGSEVVFGGIDSSHYTGQITWIPLTSATYWQIQMDSVTINGQTVACSGGCQAIIDTGTSLIVGPSRDIYNMNAWVGASTTQNGDATVNCQNIQSMPEVTFTLNGHAFTIPASAYVSQSYYGCRTGFGGEGNQQLWILGDVFIRQYYSIFDTQGQRIGLAQAV; encoded by the exons ATGATGAAGTGGCTTGTCGTTCTCTCAGCCCTCGTGGCTTTCTCCGAGTGCTTCCATAA GCTGCCCCTGATCAAGGGCAAGACTGCCAGGGAGGAACTGCAGGAGAGAGGATTGTGGGAGGACTACAGGAAGCAGTATCCTTACCACCCAATGGCCAAGTTTTACCAGGATGGTACTGAGCCAATGACCAATGATGCTGAC CTGTCCTACTATGGTGTGGTCTCCATCGGCACCCCTCCTCAGTCCTTCAAGGTCATCTTTGACACTGGCTCCTCTAACCTGTGGGTCCCCTCAGTCTACTGCTCCAGCCAGGCCTGCC AGAACCACAAGAAATTCAACCCTCAGCAGTCCTCCACCTTCAAGTGGGGCGACCAGCCTCTGTCCATCCAGTACGGTACTGGCAGTATGACCGGTCGTCTGGCCAGTGACATTGTTGAG GTGGGTGGCATCTCTGTGAACAACCAGGTGTTCGGAATTAGCCAGTCAGAGGCTCCCTTCATGGCTTACATGAAGGCTGATGGTATCCTGGGACTGGCCTTCCAGTCCATTGCCTCCGACAACGTTGTGCCCGTCTTTGACAACATGGTCAGCCAGGGACTGGTTTCCCAGCCTCTGTTCTCCGTCTACCTGAGCAG cAACAGTCAGCAGGGCAGTGAGGTGGTCTTCGGCGGTATTGACAGCAGCCACTACACTGGACAAATCACCTGGATCCCTCTGACCTCTGCTACCTACTGGCAGATCCAAATGGACAG TGTTACCATCAATGGACAGACTGTGGCTTGCTCTGGTGGCTGCCAGGCCATCATTGACACTGGCACCTCCCTGATCGTTGGCCCATCCAGAGACATCTACAACATGAATGCCTGGGTTGGAGCTTCAACCACCCAGAATGGAGAT GCTACAGTGAACTGCCAGAACATCCAGAGCATGCCCGAGGTCACCTTCACTCTGAACGGACACGCCTTCACCATCCCTGCATCTGCCTACGTCTCTCAG AGCTACTATGGTTGCAGAACTGGCTTTGGCGGAGAGGGCAATCAGCAGCTCTGGATCCTGGGAGATGTCTTCATCAGGCAGTACTACTCCATCTTCGATACCCAGGGCCAGAGAATTGGTCTGGCTCAGGCTGTGTAA
- the LOC137185261 gene encoding uncharacterized protein — MRYCALVVCLVLGISVQDGWSAPVKSISVIFPGDILKTLTDTELAENYLKRFGYMETLQRSGFQSMVSTAKALKRMQRQMGLEETGELDKSTLEAMKRPRCGVPDVGNYKTFDGDLKWDHNDITYRIINYSPDMESSLIDDAFARAFKVWNEVTPLTFTRLFEGTADIMISFGRADHGDPYPFDGKDGLLAHAYPPGEGVQGDAHFDDDEHWTLGRGSAVKTRYGNADGALCHFPFTFEGKSYTTCTTDGREDNLPWCATTADYSRDKKFGFCPSELLYTFGGNANGAECVFPFIFQGEEYDSCTTEGRTDGYRWCATTSNFDKDVKYGFCPSRDTAVTGGNSEGEPCHFPFVFLGKEYDSCTSEGRGDGKLWCGTTDNYDEDKKWGFCPDQGYSLFLVAAHEFGHALGLDHSNIREALMYPMYSYVENLSLHPDDIEGIQYLYGPKTGPDPTPPQPNIPTTTPYPDPDETDPTEEPEPTEDTPVPVDPSKDACKLTKFDAITEINNELHFFKDGHFWKMSSSSGDLKGPFSVSARWPALPTVIDSAFEDILTKKLYFFSGSRFWVYTGQSVLGPRSVEKLGLPSNIQRVEGALQRGKGKVLLFSGENFWRLDVKAQKIDNGYPRYIDVVFGGVPTDSHDVFQYKGHIYFCRDRFYWRMNSRRQVDRSKGDTHGARLERSNNYPLLISELFSASTLKDTFRLANIRPWVGSSLCQWGSQALLMRPAADRKKPIIVMDSEENEVESSSDAGPAGMEEPSESGMGMESSEAMSADSSDAAASHAQAPESDCHVGQSSEGLVVFIPETSSSTDVRVSSVHLPDSSSVAQSTSVSSVSTVTQSVLVSESAQVLVHSSAVSEGAMMVSDSTASTSSDLGSAIDKIIESTIGPDIMNGCIAVTSAEDGGAETTQYLILQGPDDGAPMVAQMSSSALSDRIAIEALAEGPTSTCLDQGDLQGNLEPDQPDDQPGHSGYPEDSSSQPDQPQHSHPSQYMDCSADGPDQTGESSSSYVECSGEEPDQTRSQSGFPDYSGDNSDQDLPGYVECSGADSNPISRGHYVVECSAGYLECAVDDGEQPHHSRSYIDSSADHRTQTSRQYVAGYGGDCVAAADSEQPGCSQYQARDDDEDDDEQNQDPDQPQHSQQQPQHSCYMESSNGPEASLYADDSSSSDHPLADTAGSGGLPEALECSESQPGPYISSSGTYTSNPEPELAPQCSPSQEEPQGSQGPQDEAGLVREMETSTVAEGSGDRPPNLAELEEMMEVVIVQQFKCKMCPYKSASKDTLINHMRDKHFKPAGDMPKKRKRGRPPKSETLARRQAEREEAEKKKAAKVKAAEPQQAEEEEDDIVDAGAIDDPEEDSDYNPTEEDCKGRPPALLKKPTPPISSSSSHGRPRRKVGRPRKYSLLEEGYSNKEAESIAKKPRVSADASAPEEASSSGLGNGPAMMTDGDTAEAAISQSDSENKDPSSNSQPEEEFFPRKRGRPSKRFLRKKYKKYINRNRYYKSLKPLLRPHNCWICGSRFLTQEDLRFHVDSHEGNDPELFKCLQCNYRCKRWSSLKEHMFNHEGTKPFKCEECDYTSVYRKDVIRHSAVHSKEKKRKIELVPKVSEFPCPVCHRVYPMQKRLTQHMKTHSSEKPHMCDKCGKSFKKRYTFKMHLLTHIQSLGESKFKCEFCDYTCDNKKLLLNHQLSHTNDRPFKCDYCKYSTSKEEFLVSHLAIKHTGEKPFSCDMCHFMTKHRKNLRLHVQCRHPEAFEEWSVTHPEEPIRRRRRPFFTLQQIEELKQQNENTQDLQNTIVAVDSATLQAMQGMENASVSQDALGNTTIIYEQAESGDLSAQNALDLLLNMSNARELVGNSLQVAVLKSGGSAEVKALENGTWSAVTAAPGQAQKVVTFHVSENGETVLQEAYEAATSETGELTQIAIETYEGEGEFSVVEQAAEEIHSPGYSNDESSPSQAVEVSGSENLKSDKYYLTSALPDGVLQQVELSSEAPASPSAVSSPSLSTKRFSCRICMESFHGRSDMENHKRAHLDPNTFKCPDCDFTSTSWPEVKAHMGLHSYLRPHKCPNCSFASKNKKDLRRHMMTHTNEKPFSCKLCGQRFNRNGHLKFHMERLHNQDHPTRKSRTASTPQQTIIVNSDEEALATLQSLQAHQTVITPERLQALGQEHIIVAQEQALSDQEEGTYIQQITTIDGQTVQHLMTGDNQVTEVQYIISQDGVQHLIPQEYVVVADGNHIQMPDGQIIQYEHEGAFLQEQQIAVSHDGQIQYLPVSSEQQIVNPEDLEAAAHSAVTAVADAAMAQTQTVYTEATPEQLEQLQQQGIHYDVITFTDEYACVDMLMSNVYVSDIPHLKGQQRIEEFEHILLRLAFPSVYNSYSKSCCKLYPGGCYELLDSTGYTCDLLRGRVTKTERDGWIEFKISNVQIVDGGYYRCIVLGAQNHIYKDYYVEVFEASGHHREASSHHSESQLPLTTTIKAPITSITVPDSTGPSLAQDHSDSPSITWSFGLPLAAIVSITVMIFITSVIGVICCKVQAKRKQLDKYGETLCESLKQEALEASGVLYTTVDFTAQQNPSDLYANLRMYKTQAGAADSAWSAEDAGMVEYSTLAIHQ, encoded by the exons ATGAGATACTGTGCTTTAGTTGTGTGTTTAGTTTTGGGGATAAGCGTGCAGGATGGATGGAGTGCTCCCGTTAAGTCCATCTCGGTCATCTTCCCAGGAGACATCCTCAAAACCCTGACTGATACGGAGCTGGCAGAA AATTATCTGAAGAGGTTTGGCTACATGGAAACATTGCAGCGCAGTGGCTTCCAGTCTATGGTATCCACTGCCAAAGCTCTGAAGAGGATGCAGAGGCAGATGGGGTTGGAAGAGACTGGAGAGTTGGATAAGTCTACCCTGGAGGCCATGAAACGACCTCGCTGTGGGGTTCCTGATGTAGGCAACTACAAAACATTTGATGGAGAccttaaatgggaccataacgATATCACTTATAG GATCATTAACTATTCTCCAGACATGGAGAGCTCTCTGATTGATGACGCCTTTGCCAGAGCCTTCAAGGTGTGGAATGAAGTGACCCCTTTAACCTTCACCCGCCTCTTTGAAGGGACAGCTGACATCATGATTTCATTTGGAAGAGCTG ACCACGGAGACCCATATCCATTTGATGGTAAGGACGGCCTTCTGGCCCATGCTTATCCCCCTGGTGAGGGTGTGCAGGGAGACGCCcactttgatgatgatgaacactggaCTCTGGGAAGAGGATCAG CTGTGAAGACTCGCTATGGGAATGCGGATGGTGCATTGTGCCACTTCCCCTTCACTTTCGAGGGCAAATCCTACACTACCTGTACCACAGACGGCCGTGAGGACAACCTGCCATGGTGCGCCACCACAGCTGACTACAGCAGAGACAAGAAATTCGGCTTCTGCCCAAGTGAAC TTCTGTACACATTTGGAGGAAACGCCAACGGAGCTGAGTGCGTCTTCCCCTTCATCTTCCAGGGGGAGGAATATGACAGCTGTACCACTGAGGGCCGCACTGACGGCTACCGCTGGTGTGCCACCACAAGTAACTTTGACAAGGATGTGAAATATGGATTCTGTCCCAGTCGTG ACACTGCTGTAACCGGTGGAAATTCAGAGGGAGAGCCCTGCCATTTCCCTTTCGTGTTCCTGGGTAAAGAGTATGACTCCTGCACTAGTGAGGGACGAGGAGATGGCAAGTTGTGGTGCGGTACCACCGACAACTACGATGAGGACAAGAAATGGGGCTTCTGTCCTGACCAGG GTTACAGCCTCTTCCTGGTGGCTGCCCATGAGTTTGGACATGCCCTCGGCCTGGATCACTCCAACATCAGAGAGGCTCTCATGTACCCCATGTACTCCTATGTGGAAAACCTCTCCCTGCATCCAGATGACATTGAAGGCATTCAGTATCTCTATG GACCCAAAACAGGCCCTGATCCCACACCCCCTCAGCCCAACATCCCTACCACTACCCCCTACCCAGACCCTGATGAGACTGACCCTACAGAGGAACCTGAACCCACTGAAGACACCCCAGTGCCTGTGGACCCAAGCAAAGATGCCTGCAAGTTGACCAAATTCGACGCCATCACTGAGATTAACAACGAACTACATTTCTTCAAGGACGG ACATTTCTGGAAGATGTCCAGCAGCAGTGGAGATCTCAAGGGACCGTTCTCTGTTTCTGCGAGGTGGCCAGCTCTGCCAACTGTCATTGACTCTGCCTTTGAAGACATTCTGACCAAAAAACTGTACTTCTTCTCAG GGTCCCGATTCTGGGTGTACACAGGACAGAGTGTTCTGGGTCCCCGCAGCGTAGAAAAGCTCGGCCTCCCCAGCAACATTCAGAGGGTGGAGGGAGCACTGCAGAGGGGGAAAGGCAAAGTGCTGCTCTTCAGTGGGGAGAACTTCTGGAG GCTTGATGTGAAGGCCCAGAAAATCGACAATGGGTACCCTCGATACATAGATGTGGTCTTTGGTGGCGTCCCCACCGATAGTCATGATGTATTCCAGTACAAAG GTCACATTTACTTCTGCCGGGACCGCTTCTACTGGCGTATGAATTCCCGCAGACAGGTGGATC GAAGCAAAGGAGATACTCATGGCGCCCGACTAGAAAGAAGCAACAATTATCCGTTACTAATTTCTGAGCTGTTTAGCGCCTCTACGTTAAAGGATACCTTTCGACTCGCTAATATACG TCCATGGGTGGGATCGAGTCTGTGTCAGTGGGGATCCCAGGCCTTGTTGATGAGGCCAGCTGCAGACAGGAAGAAACCGATAATAG TTATGGATTCGGAGGAGAATGAGGTGGAGAGCAGCAGTGATGCTGGGCCCGCAGGGATGGAGGAGCCGTCTGAAAGTGGCATGGGTATGGAGTCATCAGAGGCCATGTCTGCAGACAGCAGTGATGCTGCAGCCTCTCATGCACAGGCCCCAGAGTCTGACTGCCATGTGGGACAGAGTTCAGAGGGACTTGtg GTGTTCATCCCAGAAACCAGCTCCAGTACAGACGTCAGAGTTTCATCAGTCCACCTCCCAGACTCCTCCTCAGTGGCCCAGTCCACCAGCGTGTCCAGCGTCTCCACAGTGACTCAGTCAGTGCTGGTGTCTGAGTCAGCCCAAGTGCTGGTCCACTCCAGCGCTGTGTCTGAAGGAGCCATGATGGTTTCTGACTCAACTGCCTCTACCTCGTCAGACCTGGGGTCTGCCATAGACAAGATCATTGAGTCCACCATCGGCCCTGACATCATGAATG GTTGCATAGCTGTGACCAGTGCAGAAGATGGGGGGGCAGAAACAACCCAGTATCTGATATTACAAGGACCAGATGATG GTGCTCCTATGGTAGCCCAGATGTCATCTTCAGCCCTGTCCGATCGTATAGCCATAGAAGCTCTTGCTGAGGGCCCCACATCGACGTGTCTAGACCAGGGAGACCTGCAAGGCAACCTGGAGCCTGACCAACCCGACGATCAGCCTGGACACTCGGGTTACCCAGAGGACAGCAGCAGTCAGCCTGACCAGCCCCAGCACTCCCACCCCTCCCAGTACATGGATTGCAGTGCAGATGGCCCAGACCAAACAGGGGAGTCCTCATCTTCGTATGTGGAGTGTTCAGGCGAGGAACCCGACCAGACACGCTCCCAGTCAGGCTTCCCCGACTACAGCGGGGATAACAGTGACCAGGACCTGCCTGGATACGTGGAATGCAGTGGGGCAGATTCAAACCCGATCAGCCGAGGTCACTATGTGGTGGAGTGCAGCGCTGGGTATCTGGAGTGCGCTGTGGACGATGGAGAGCAGCCGCATCATTCACGCAGTTACATTGACAGTAGTGCAGATCACAGGACCCAGACAAGTCGGCAGTATGTGGCCGGGTATGGTGGGGATTGTGTAGCAGCTGCAGACTCTGAGCAACCAGGTTGTTCTCAGTACCAAGCAAGGGACGATGATGAGGATGACGACGAGCAGAACCAGGATCCAGATCAGCCGCAGCACTCCCAACAGCAACCCCAGCACTCCTGTTACATGGAGAGCAGCAATGGCCCAGAGGCTTCTCTCTATGCCGATGACAGCTCCTCATCAGACCACCCTCTGGCAGACACGGCAGGCTCAGGTGGGCTTCCTGAGGCATTGGAGTGCAGCGAGAGCCAGCCTGGGCCCTACATCAGCAGCAGTGGGACATACACCTCCAATCCAGAGCCTGAGTTGGCCCCACAGTGCTCACCCAGCCAAGAGGAGCCGCAGGGCTCCCAGGGGCCTCAGGATGAAGCTGGTTTGGTCAGGGAGATGGAGACATCAACAGTGGCAGAAGGCTCTGGAGACCGACCACCAAACCTTGCTGAGTTGGAGGAGATGATGGAAGTAGTGATTGTACAGCAGTTCAAGTGTAAGATGTGTCCATATAAGAGTGCCTCCAAAGACACACTCATTAACCACATGAGAGACAAACACTTCAAACCTGCAG GGGATATGCCAAAGAAGCGTAAACGTGGACGGCCTCCTAAAAGTGAGACGCTGGCACGTCGccaggcagagagggaggaagctGAAAAGAAGAAGGCAGCAAAGGTGAAGGCTGCTGAGCCCCAGcaagcagaagaagaggaggacgatATTGTGGATGCTGGTGCTATTGATGATCCTGAAG AGGATAGTGACTACAACCCGACAGAAGAGGATTGCAAAGGAAGACCACCAGCCCTTCTGAAAAAACCCACTCCTcctatctcctcctcctcctctcatggACGTCCTCGGCGTAAGGTTGGGCGTCCGAGGAAGTACAGCCTTTTGGAAGAAGGCTACAGCAACAAAG AAGCAGAGAGTATAGCTAAGAAGCCCAGGGTTAGTGCGGATGCAAGTGCACCTGAAGAGGCAAGCTCCTCTGGGTTAGGAAACGGTCCTGCTATGATGACTGATGGAGACACAGCAGAGGCAGCAATAAGCCAATCAGACTCTGAGAACAAAGACCCCTCGTCCAATTCACAGCCAGAGGAGGAGTTCTTCCCAAGAAAACGAGGCCGACCCTCCAAACGCTTCCTTCGCAAGAAGTATAAGAAGTATATAAATCGAAA TCGGTACTATAAATCCCTCAAACCGCTTTTGAGACCTCACAATTGCTGGATCTGTGGCTCACGCTTCCTCACGCAAGAAGATTTGCGCTTCCATGTAGACTCTCATGAAGGCAATGACCCAGAGCTCTTCAAGTGCCTCCAGTGCAACTATCGCTGCAAGCGCTGGTCATCTCTCAAG GAACACATGTTCAATCATGAGGGCACTAAGCCCTTCAAGTGTGAAGAGTGTGATTACACAAGTGTCTACAGGAAGGATGTTATTCGCCATTCAGCGGTCCACAGCAAAGAGAA GAAAAGAAAGATAGAGTTG GTACCAAAGGTGTCAGAGTTCCCCTGCCCTGTGTGTCACAGAGTTTACCCCATGCAGAAGAGACTGACTCAGCACATGAAGACGCACAGCTCAGAGAAACCACATATGTGTGATAAG TGTGGCAAATCCTTCAAGAAGCGGTACACATTCAAAATGCACCTACTCACCCACATCCAGAGTCTTGGAGAAAGCAA gttCAAGTGTGAGTTTTGTGATTACACTTGTGACAACAAGAAGCTGCTGCTCAACCATCAGCTGTCCCACACCAACGATCGGCCCTTCAAGTGTGACTACTGTAAATACTCCACTTCTAAAGAGGAATTCCTGGTGTCCCATCTCGCCATCAAACACACAG GAGAGAAACCTTTCTCCTGTGATATGTGTCACTTCATGACGAAGCACAGGAAGAACCTGCGTCTACACGTGCAGTGTCGCCATCCTGAGGCATTTGAAGAGTGGTCTGTCACTCACCCCGAGGAGCCCATCAGGAGACGACGCAGACCCTTCTTCACCCTGCAGCAGATCGAGGAgctcaaacaacaaaatgaaaacacgcAGGACTTGCAGAACACCATT GTTGCAGTGGATTCTGCGACACTACAAGCCATGCAGGGCATGGAAAATGCCTCAGTGTCCCAGGATGCATTGGGAAACACTACCATCATCTACGAACAAG CTGAATCTGGTGATCTATCCGCCCAGAATGCCCTGGACCTGCTGCTCAATATGAGCAATGCTCGGGAATTGGTTGGAAACTCTTTACAG GTTGCAGTGCTGAAATCAGGTGGAAGTGCTGAAGTCAAAGCTCTGGAAAACGGTACGTGGAGTGCAGTGACCGCAGCACCAGGACAGGCCCAAAAGGTCGTGACCTTTCACGTGTCTGAGAATGGAGAGACGGTGTTACAAGAGGCCTACGAGGCAGCCACCTCTGAAACGGGAGAGCTCACCCAGATCGCCATTGAAACCTACGAGGGCGAAGGGGAATTCAGTGTGGTGGAGCAGGCCGCTGAAGAGATCCATAGTCCTGGATACAG taatgatGAGAGCAGTCCTTCTCAGGCTGTAGAAGTCTCCGGATCAGAGAACCTGAAAAGTGACAAGTACTATCTTACTTCAGCACTGCCTGATGGGGTTTTGCAGCAGGTGGAG CTGAGCAGTGAAGCTCCAGCTTCTCCCTCTGCAGTGAGTTCTCCCAGTCTCAGCACCAAGAGGTTCTCCTGCCGAATATGCATGGAGTCTTTCCACGGACGCTCTGACATGGAGAACCACAAGAGGGCGCACTTGGATCCTAACACCTTCAAGTGTCCCGATTGTGActtcacctccacctcctgGCCTGAGGTCAAG GCTCACATGGGGCTACATTCCTACCTGCGCCCTCACAAGTGTCCCAACTGCAGCTTTGCCTCCAAGAACAAGAAAGACCTGCGTCGACACATGATGACCCACACTAATGAAAAGCCCTTTTCTTGCAAACTTTGTGGACAAAG GTTTAATCGTAACGGCCATCTGAAGTTCCACATGGAGCGTCTCCACAATCAGGATCACCCCACTCGCAAGAGCCGTACTGCTTCGACGCCCCAGCAGACCATCATAGTCAACAGTGATGAGGAAGCTCTGGCTACACTACAGT cccTGCAGGCACATCAGACAGTCATCACTCCAGAGCGGTTGCAGGCCCTGGGACAGGAGCACATCATAGTAGCACAAGAACAAGCACTATCAGACCAG GAGGAGGGAACATACATCCAGCAGATAACCACCATAGATGGACAGACGGTTCAGCACCTGATGACAGGAGACAATCAGGTGACCGAG GTCCAGTATATCATCTCACAGGACGGAGTGCAGCACTTAATCCCTCAGGAGTATGTGGTCGTAGCTGATGGCAACCACATACAG ATGCCAGATGGACAAATCATCCAGTATGAGCATGAAGGGGCCTTTTTGCAGGAGCAGCAG aTTGCTGTAAGCCATGACGGTCAGATCCAGTACCTGCCTGTCAGCTCGGAGCAACAGATAGTGAATCCTGAAGATCTGGAGGCTGCTGCACACTCTGCTGTCACAG CAGTAGCAGATGCAGCGATGGCGCAGACCCAGACAGTCTACACTGAAGCTACACCTGAACAGctggagcagctgcagcagcagggcaTCCACTATGATGTCATTACCTTCACCGATGAATA TGCCTGTGTTGACATGTTGATGAGTAATGTTTATGTTTCAGATATCCCTCATTTAAAAGGGCAGCAGAGGATTGAGGAGTTTGAACACATTTTGCTGAGACTCGCCTTTCCTTCAGTTTACAATAGTTACAGCAAGTCCTGCTGTAAACTCTATCCAGGAGGATGTTACGAGCTGCTGGACAGTACGGGGTACACCTGTGATTTACTGAGAGGAAGAGTGACGAAAACTGAGAGAGACGGCTGGATTGAattcaaaatatcaaatgtgCAGATTGTGGATGGAGGCTACTACAGATGTATTGTGCTGGGAGCTCAAAACCACATCTACAAAGACTACTATGTTGAGGTGTTTG AAGCTTCAGGTCACCACAGAGAAGCTTCAAGTCACCACAGCGAGTCTCAGCTTCCACTGACAACAACAATCAAAGCCCCCATCACATCCATAACAGTCCCAGACTCCACTGGACCTTCTCTGGCACAGGACCACAGTGACAGTCCCAG CATTACTTGGAGCTTTGGCCTTCCACTAGCTGCCATTGTGTCCATCACAGTGATGATTTTCATCACTTCAGTGATTGGTGTCATTTGCTGCAAAGTGCAGGCAAAACGTAAACAATTGG aCAAATATGGAGAAACTCTGTGTGAGTCACTGAAACAGGAGGCCCTG GAAGCGAGTGGTGTACTCTACACAACAGTGGACTTCACAGCTCAGCAGAATCCTTCAGACCTGTATGCAAACCTGAGGATGTACAAAACACAAGCAGGAGCTGCCGACTCGGCCTGGAGCGCAGAGGATGCTGGGATGGTGGAGTACTCCACACTGGCAATCCACCAATGA